One part of the Myxococcales bacterium genome encodes these proteins:
- a CDS encoding serine/threonine protein kinase, whose protein sequence is MPPHENHVSNLRPTLTDPRIGTTFDDRYYVVSALADGATGIVYLAEALHLQRPVAIKFLHNDLSEDDHHRERLRREALALLGVKHPHCVSVIDFSLFPVPYLVMDYVEGQNLRSLLDRPLQPGRALHIVRQVLTALDYVHDLGIIHRDIKPDNIMLESQHGVRDHVRLLDFGLAKLIGTFSDLTAGMVLGTPSYMAPEQSSAGEISIATDVYATGALLFELLTGQKPFDGADFGEVLFNQTHRRTPFLRDVDPDQEFSEELEALVHRALATKPEHRFRTAEAMLTALEACPEARAPRFTLHLAFPVPVEKTEEGLPTDPTIIDQHVPIEPHRLPCIEAIATQSRSRFGTRLFAVALAVAAGCLFLWL, encoded by the coding sequence ATGCCTCCGCACGAGAATCACGTCTCGAACCTTCGCCCCACATTGACCGATCCACGCATCGGCACCACGTTCGATGACCGCTACTACGTGGTGAGCGCGCTCGCCGACGGGGCCACGGGCATCGTTTACCTTGCAGAGGCGCTCCATCTACAACGCCCCGTGGCGATCAAGTTCCTCCACAACGATCTCTCGGAGGACGACCACCACCGCGAACGTCTGCGGCGCGAGGCCCTGGCTCTGCTCGGCGTGAAGCATCCTCACTGCGTCTCGGTCATCGACTTCAGCCTGTTTCCCGTGCCCTACCTCGTGATGGATTACGTCGAGGGGCAGAACCTCCGGTCGCTGCTCGACAGGCCCCTACAACCTGGGCGCGCTTTGCACATCGTTCGCCAGGTCCTCACGGCGCTCGATTACGTGCACGACCTCGGCATCATTCATCGGGACATCAAGCCTGACAACATCATGCTCGAGTCCCAGCACGGCGTGCGCGACCACGTGCGCCTGCTCGATTTCGGCTTGGCGAAGCTCATCGGCACGTTCTCCGATCTCACGGCCGGCATGGTGTTGGGTACGCCCAGCTATATGGCACCCGAACAAAGCAGCGCGGGCGAGATCAGCATTGCCACCGATGTCTACGCCACGGGCGCTTTGCTCTTCGAGCTCCTGACGGGGCAAAAGCCTTTCGACGGGGCCGACTTTGGGGAAGTCTTGTTCAACCAGACCCACCGGCGCACCCCCTTTCTTCGCGACGTCGACCCCGACCAGGAATTCTCAGAGGAGCTCGAGGCCCTTGTACACAGGGCCCTGGCGACGAAGCCTGAGCACCGCTTCAGGACGGCGGAAGCCATGCTGACGGCCCTCGAGGCCTGCCCTGAAGCCCGCGCGCCGCGTTTCACGCTCCATCTGGCTTTCCCCGTGCCGGTCGAAAAAACCGAGGAGGGCCTGCCCACCGACCCGACGATCATCGATCAGCATGTTCCGATCGAGCCTCATCGACTTCCCTGCATCGAGGCGATCGCCACCCAAAGCCGCAGCCGATTCGGAACCCGGCTTTTTGCCGTGGCCCTGGCCGTCGCTGCGGGATGCCTGTTCCTGTGGCTTTGA
- a CDS encoding PAS domain-containing protein, with amino-acid sequence MQPNGETAEPTSSQALPGDPLLSPVGGEGSQIRKLLDGFPDALVRLEGNKVTFHNDAFRSLTGCTDEREMDETPFLDWLLPEDKPHFLKWLSSRSDDRAAATLAMRVRGKSGTSFTEVRRIRVNLNGWSGALLAMRDVTELRRVQAEAEAHERFADLGRLVAGVAHEINNPLGFMMPNLESLLRAFRKHPLGTPLSASSRAEMEDMAQDALVAATRISRIVTDLRTFHKVDTATESLDLNELVESVLRLAKPKLQSKVRIERDFGTIPKCRINAGRLHQVLLNLIVNATQAMPDERALEHNLIRVTTRFRGDKLLVTVEDNGVGMSEEQLARARQSFYSTKASGSGLGLSISESIVKELGGTLTLASEVGQGTSATVQLPSPQQNAPDEEASQRLERGAETPELSRELKLLVMDDEPLIIRSIASALGPRARVLPATSVKQAQTLLSLNRDIDVILADVVMPDGGGSGLFLWVRNQMPHLQQHFGFITGMAAPSSLPAEAEQAPRLAKPFNRGELVSFVGKLAESEEGSAWQLVEYELDARDRLTRVNGEWDLFADSNGAPELFGRGVLGRNVFDFLGDELTKSLYRRLYQHVRSTKKQASFTFRCDSPRVERRLRMTISAKSAGHLSIANRVVETRFAPLMRLPTYSRTEVPSAVKVCSICAKVHWDHAWSEVEVAVSRGFVVGSDTRFMAVSSVCDKCQTIAAE; translated from the coding sequence ATGCAGCCTAACGGGGAAACCGCCGAACCCACCTCCTCCCAAGCCCTTCCCGGAGATCCTCTCCTTTCCCCCGTGGGCGGCGAGGGCTCGCAGATCCGAAAGCTGCTCGACGGTTTTCCAGACGCCTTGGTTCGCCTCGAGGGGAACAAGGTCACGTTCCACAACGACGCGTTTCGTAGCCTCACCGGCTGCACAGACGAGCGCGAAATGGACGAGACCCCGTTCCTCGATTGGCTCTTGCCCGAGGATAAGCCCCACTTTCTCAAGTGGCTGTCGAGCCGCAGTGACGATCGCGCCGCGGCGACCTTGGCCATGCGGGTGAGAGGCAAGTCGGGCACGAGCTTCACGGAGGTGCGGCGCATTCGGGTGAACTTGAACGGATGGTCGGGTGCCCTCCTGGCCATGCGAGACGTGACAGAGCTGCGCAGGGTTCAGGCCGAGGCCGAGGCTCACGAGCGCTTCGCAGACCTTGGCCGGCTGGTCGCCGGGGTCGCCCACGAGATCAACAACCCCCTCGGCTTCATGATGCCGAACCTCGAGAGCCTCCTTCGCGCTTTTCGCAAACACCCCTTGGGAACGCCCCTGTCCGCGAGCTCCAGGGCCGAGATGGAGGACATGGCGCAAGATGCCCTGGTGGCGGCGACGCGCATCTCCCGGATCGTGACCGACCTCAGAACGTTCCACAAGGTCGATACGGCCACGGAGAGCCTGGACCTCAACGAACTGGTCGAGAGCGTGCTCCGCCTCGCCAAGCCCAAGCTCCAGAGCAAGGTGCGCATCGAACGTGACTTTGGCACCATTCCCAAATGCCGCATCAATGCCGGCCGGCTGCACCAAGTGCTTCTAAACTTGATCGTGAACGCCACGCAGGCAATGCCGGACGAACGCGCACTGGAGCACAACCTCATCCGTGTGACCACGCGCTTCCGGGGCGACAAGCTGCTCGTGACCGTAGAGGACAACGGCGTCGGTATGTCAGAGGAGCAACTGGCCCGTGCCCGGCAATCTTTTTATTCGACGAAGGCCAGCGGCAGCGGTCTGGGGCTCAGCATCTCAGAGAGCATCGTCAAGGAACTGGGAGGCACGCTCACCCTCGCCTCGGAGGTGGGACAGGGCACGTCGGCCACGGTACAGCTGCCCTCCCCTCAGCAAAACGCGCCGGATGAAGAGGCATCGCAGCGGCTCGAAAGGGGCGCCGAGACACCCGAGCTCTCGCGTGAGCTGAAGCTGCTCGTGATGGACGATGAGCCCCTGATCATCCGCTCGATCGCCTCTGCGCTTGGGCCGAGAGCCCGGGTCCTTCCGGCCACGTCGGTCAAGCAAGCGCAGACGTTGCTCTCGCTCAACAGGGACATCGACGTCATCTTGGCGGACGTGGTCATGCCCGATGGAGGAGGGAGCGGACTCTTCCTTTGGGTGCGCAACCAGATGCCACATCTCCAGCAGCACTTTGGCTTCATTACGGGAATGGCAGCACCTTCCTCTCTTCCTGCGGAGGCCGAGCAAGCGCCCCGCTTGGCCAAGCCCTTCAACCGGGGTGAGCTCGTGAGCTTCGTCGGGAAGCTTGCCGAAAGCGAAGAAGGCTCGGCGTGGCAACTCGTCGAATACGAGTTAGACGCCCGGGACCGCCTGACGCGGGTCAATGGTGAATGGGACTTGTTCGCCGATTCCAACGGGGCGCCCGAGTTGTTCGGCCGCGGGGTTTTGGGGCGCAACGTGTTCGACTTCTTGGGCGACGAGCTGACGAAGAGCCTCTACAGGCGGCTCTACCAGCACGTGCGCTCCACCAAAAAGCAAGCCTCCTTCACGTTCAGATGCGATTCACCCCGCGTCGAAAGGCGGCTGCGCATGACGATCTCCGCCAAAAGCGCAGGCCACCTGAGCATTGCCAACAGGGTGGTCGAAACGCGTTTCGCGCCGCTCATGCGCCTTCCCACCTACTCTCGCACGGAGGTTCCTTCGGCGGTGAAGGTGTGCAGCATCTGCGCAAAGGTCCACTGGGACCACGCCTGGTCCGAGGTCGAGGTGGCCGTGTCACGGGGCTTCGTGGTGGGCAGCGACACGCGCTTCATGGCGGTCAGTTCCGTCTGCGACAAGTGCCAAACCATCGCGGCCGAGTGA
- a CDS encoding PAS domain-containing protein, which translates to MRLSGTGSDGTRGAQAVRQRGGLIVAQDPETCAFDGMPSSLIEAGLTDLILAPEDIIEHIVQVASGEDESSAKSPRSNSPSTLMNARTSCVSCSSGSPGSSVTRLPSRPFRLPFASWWRRMEPPRCGCGSRAARRAKRLTRWQSRCTKVVSAVEGHAGFRIFATDVNGTAVETASRGIYPPTIAHDLPPDVLETYFVPNGQGAFVVRKSLRDLILFSRHNALRDPPFSNIDIVVCRNVLIYFRHHVQARLAEAFAFSLKPGGLLWLGSSESIASDQVAFDTLDHNWRIFRSSGKRAPSTLSRPPSPNFRVHQTSRRAPGPLPMARTQTDPAPLTTATHLALQQGFVPPFLLVDENLQLVFRQGDLDPLLRIPEGESTLDVRALVPTDLAILISANWDKLERATSDLVYENVGIQAPEGLRRVTLRFRRVVREGGKAPLMAVFVPENLVPKPGDKAPSPSLPEEIRERISGLEAALENSNKELGNVVHDLETSNEELQSTNEELLSSNEELKSLNEELQSVNEELHTVNAEFQAKVEELATVNYDLQTLLAGLNVGVVFMDHKLRIRRFNTMASQQMHLLEADIGRPLSHLNHGLDADALLRACTESLKTQRSSSFLCKARANQTVSVNVSVVEASDEGQGGVIVTTIESGLTVDLKQRLLRTLDTSGIAAAILTGSGEIVATTHPFADRFQRDRRWLVGTSIGVLLAQGDRFAFEERLANARAGNVSEYSFVAPLPDGGSLLESMRAIPLLEEESETFTLYVSLMSHAA; encoded by the coding sequence GTGCGTCTCTCGGGCACGGGCTCGGACGGGACCCGCGGCGCCCAAGCGGTACGCCAGCGTGGTGGCCTCATCGTGGCGCAGGATCCAGAGACCTGCGCCTTCGACGGCATGCCCTCGAGCCTGATCGAGGCAGGCCTGACAGACCTCATCCTGGCTCCCGAAGACATCATCGAGCACATCGTGCAGGTCGCTTCGGGTGAGGACGAGTCTTCGGCCAAGTCGCCCCGGAGCAACTCACCGTCGACGCTCATGAACGCCAGGACCTCGTGCGTGAGCTGCTCATCGGGGTCACCCGGTTCTTCCGTGACCCGCCTGCCCTCGCGGCCTTTCAGGCTGCCGTTCGCGAGCTGGTGGCGGCGAATGGAACCGCCCCGCTGCGGGTGTGGATCGCGGGCTGCTCGACGGGCGAAGAGGCTTACACGGTGGCAATCGCGCTGCACCAAGGTGGTGTCGGCGGTCGAAGGACACGCCGGGTTTCGCATTTTTGCCACGGACGTAAACGGCACCGCGGTAGAGACCGCCAGCCGCGGCATTTATCCCCCCACCATCGCCCATGATCTGCCGCCCGACGTGCTCGAGACCTATTTCGTTCCCAACGGGCAGGGCGCGTTCGTCGTTCGGAAGTCGCTGCGGGATCTCATTCTCTTTTCACGACACAACGCCCTTCGGGACCCGCCCTTCTCGAACATCGACATCGTCGTATGCCGAAACGTGCTCATCTACTTTCGGCATCACGTGCAGGCTCGTCTTGCCGAGGCCTTCGCGTTTTCTCTCAAGCCTGGCGGGCTGCTCTGGCTGGGCTCGAGCGAGAGCATCGCCTCCGATCAGGTGGCCTTCGATACACTGGACCACAATTGGCGCATCTTCCGCTCGAGTGGCAAGCGCGCCCCCTCGACGCTCTCCCGACCACCGTCACCCAACTTCCGCGTTCACCAAACGAGCCGCCGCGCGCCGGGTCCCTTGCCCATGGCCCGCACCCAGACAGACCCTGCCCCGCTCACCACGGCCACGCACCTGGCGCTGCAGCAAGGCTTCGTCCCTCCCTTCCTGCTCGTGGACGAGAACCTGCAGCTGGTCTTCCGGCAGGGCGATCTGGATCCCCTTCTGCGCATTCCCGAAGGCGAATCCACCCTCGACGTGCGGGCGCTGGTACCCACCGATCTCGCCATCCTGATCTCCGCAAACTGGGACAAGCTCGAGCGCGCCACCAGCGACCTGGTCTACGAAAACGTAGGCATCCAGGCGCCTGAGGGGTTGAGGCGGGTCACGCTGAGGTTTCGTCGCGTGGTGCGCGAAGGGGGCAAAGCGCCGCTCATGGCGGTGTTCGTGCCGGAGAACCTGGTGCCCAAGCCAGGCGACAAGGCTCCCAGTCCGTCTTTGCCCGAAGAGATCCGGGAACGCATCTCGGGCCTCGAGGCGGCGCTCGAGAACTCGAACAAAGAGCTAGGCAACGTCGTTCATGATCTCGAAACCTCGAACGAAGAGCTTCAGAGCACGAACGAAGAGCTCCTCTCCTCGAACGAGGAGCTGAAAAGCCTCAACGAGGAACTTCAAAGTGTGAACGAAGAGCTCCACACCGTGAATGCCGAGTTTCAGGCGAAGGTTGAAGAGCTCGCCACCGTGAACTACGACCTTCAGACGCTCCTGGCGGGTCTCAACGTGGGCGTCGTCTTCATGGACCACAAGCTGCGCATCCGCCGCTTCAACACCATGGCGAGCCAGCAAATGCACCTCTTGGAAGCCGACATCGGACGGCCCCTCTCACACCTCAACCACGGGTTGGATGCAGACGCCCTCTTGCGCGCGTGCACGGAGAGCCTCAAAACCCAGAGGTCGAGTTCCTTCTTGTGCAAAGCCCGGGCGAATCAGACGGTCTCGGTCAACGTGAGCGTCGTCGAGGCCAGTGACGAAGGCCAAGGGGGGGTCATCGTCACAACCATCGAGAGCGGCCTCACCGTGGACCTGAAGCAACGGCTGCTCCGCACCCTTGACACCAGCGGCATCGCGGCCGCCATCTTGACCGGATCAGGGGAGATCGTGGCCACGACCCACCCGTTCGCCGATCGCTTCCAGCGGGACCGGCGCTGGTTGGTGGGAACCTCGATCGGCGTGCTGCTCGCGCAGGGCGACCGCTTCGCCTTCGAGGAGCGCCTCGCGAACGCCCGGGCAGGGAACGTCAGCGAGTATTCCTTCGTGGCTCCCCTGCCCGACGGAGGCAGCCTGCTCGAATCCATGCGCGCGATTCCTCTTTTGGAGGAAGAAAGCGAGACTTTCACCCTCTACGTGAGCCTGATGTCGCATGCAGCCTAA
- the urtA gene encoding urea ABC transporter substrate-binding protein, with amino-acid sequence MNKSLHVFGRRALSCGLSSLALALALPTGAYAADYPTAKVNTTGLAVTDTEVVVGQLHSATGTMAISETGSIQAERLAIDEINAAGGILGRKIKIIQEDGASDWPNFAEKSKKLLISDKVAAVFGCWTSASRKAVLPVFEKENGLLYYPTFYEGLEQSKNVFYTGQEATQQILAGLDWLVKEKKAKTFFLIGSDYIWPRTSNKIARKHIENVLKGTVVGEEYYPLGHTQFGSLINKIKLKKPDAIYAIVVGGSNVSFYKQLKAAGVTSAKQTLLTISVTEDEMLGIGGENVEGFYAAMKYFQSLDNPNNKEFVKKFKAKYGKDAVIGDVTQAAYLGPWLWKAAVEKAGSFDVDKVVAASPNIELKTAPEGYVKIHPNHHLWSKLRVGQALANGQFKVLYESDLIEPNPFPKGYQ; translated from the coding sequence ATGAACAAAAGCCTTCACGTATTCGGTCGACGTGCATTGAGTTGCGGCCTTTCTTCCCTTGCCCTCGCGTTGGCCCTGCCAACGGGCGCATACGCCGCCGATTATCCCACCGCCAAGGTCAACACGACGGGTTTGGCAGTCACGGACACCGAGGTGGTGGTGGGGCAGCTTCACAGCGCCACGGGCACCATGGCGATCAGTGAAACGGGCTCCATCCAGGCCGAACGCCTCGCCATCGACGAGATTAACGCCGCGGGGGGAATCCTCGGTCGCAAAATCAAGATCATTCAGGAGGACGGCGCGAGCGATTGGCCGAACTTCGCTGAAAAATCGAAGAAACTTCTGATTAGCGACAAGGTGGCGGCCGTGTTCGGTTGCTGGACCTCCGCCTCCCGCAAAGCCGTTCTCCCCGTTTTCGAGAAAGAAAACGGTCTGCTCTACTACCCCACCTTCTACGAAGGTCTCGAGCAGTCCAAGAACGTGTTTTACACGGGACAAGAAGCCACGCAGCAGATCCTTGCTGGTCTCGACTGGTTGGTAAAGGAGAAGAAGGCAAAGACCTTCTTCCTCATTGGTTCTGACTACATCTGGCCCCGTACCTCCAACAAGATTGCCCGCAAGCACATCGAGAACGTGCTCAAGGGGACCGTGGTGGGCGAAGAGTACTACCCCCTGGGTCACACCCAGTTCGGGTCGCTCATCAACAAGATCAAGCTGAAGAAGCCTGACGCCATCTACGCGATCGTGGTCGGCGGCAGCAACGTGTCCTTCTACAAGCAGCTCAAGGCGGCCGGTGTGACCTCGGCCAAGCAGACGCTGCTCACGATCTCCGTTACGGAGGACGAAATGCTCGGTATCGGTGGCGAAAACGTGGAGGGGTTCTATGCCGCGATGAAGTACTTCCAGTCTCTCGACAACCCCAACAACAAGGAGTTCGTCAAGAAGTTCAAGGCCAAGTACGGCAAAGACGCGGTCATCGGCGACGTGACCCAGGCTGCTTACCTCGGACCGTGGCTGTGGAAGGCCGCAGTCGAGAAGGCCGGCAGCTTCGACGTGGACAAGGTGGTTGCAGCATCGCCGAACATCGAGCTGAAAACAGCCCCCGAGGGCTACGTGAAGATTCACCCGAATCATCACCTCTGGAGCAAGCTTCGAGTTGGGCAAGCACTCGCCAACGGACAGTTCAAGGTGCTCTACGAGTCTGACCTCATCGAGCCAAATCCCTTTCCCAAGGGCTATCAATAA
- the urtB gene encoding urea ABC transporter permease subunit UrtB, translating to MDSLSMSELWAIFVMQSFNGLSSFSVLLLMALGLAIIFGQMGVINMAHGEFLTIGAYTTFVLSEVSQRWMPWMQGSYFILAVVVSFFIAASVGLLVEHLMIRHLYRRPLDTLLATWGLSLIMQQVFRSVFGAKEVSATLPDWLMGSVQPTESIDIPINGLLVMGLTLLMTAGVFVGLFKTRWGVWVRATTQNRVMAGAAGINTRRIDKYTFALGCGLAGVAGAAFTTIGSTGPTSGSLYIVDTFLVVVFGGAESLVGTIASAFSIAQAQSTSEFFLTGSTAKVLTLLAVILILMLRPHGLFSIRVRR from the coding sequence ATGGATTCGCTGTCAATGTCAGAGCTCTGGGCCATCTTCGTGATGCAGAGCTTTAACGGGCTGAGTTCGTTTAGTGTCTTGCTGCTGATGGCGCTCGGTTTGGCCATCATCTTCGGGCAAATGGGGGTGATTAACATGGCCCACGGTGAGTTTCTCACCATCGGTGCCTATACCACCTTCGTCCTGTCCGAGGTAAGCCAGCGGTGGATGCCCTGGATGCAAGGCTCATACTTCATCCTGGCGGTCGTCGTTTCCTTCTTCATTGCGGCTTCGGTTGGTCTGCTGGTGGAGCATCTGATGATTCGCCACCTGTACCGCCGACCGCTGGACACCTTGCTGGCCACGTGGGGGTTGAGCCTCATCATGCAGCAGGTGTTCCGGTCGGTGTTCGGTGCCAAGGAGGTGAGCGCTACGCTTCCCGATTGGCTCATGGGCTCCGTGCAGCCCACCGAATCGATCGACATTCCCATCAACGGCCTGCTCGTCATGGGCCTGACGCTCCTGATGACCGCAGGGGTCTTTGTGGGGCTGTTCAAGACGCGCTGGGGTGTGTGGGTACGCGCCACCACTCAGAACCGCGTCATGGCGGGCGCGGCGGGCATCAACACGCGCAGAATCGACAAGTATACCTTTGCGCTGGGATGCGGCTTGGCCGGGGTGGCGGGTGCAGCCTTCACGACCATCGGCTCCACAGGTCCCACCAGCGGCTCTCTCTACATCGTGGATACGTTCCTCGTGGTGGTGTTCGGTGGCGCCGAGAGCTTGGTCGGAACCATCGCTTCCGCCTTCAGCATCGCCCAGGCCCAGTCGACCTCGGAGTTCTTCCTCACGGGGTCTACCGCCAAGGTCCTGACCCTGCTGGCAGTCATTCTCATTCTCATGCTCAGGCCGCACGGTCTGTTCAGCATCCGCGTTCGGAGGTGA
- the urtC gene encoding urea ABC transporter permease subunit UrtC codes for MSSETKTNASPLGKLLAFAQANRELTSFLVLSALLLVLFPLTMGIFRLNLVGKYLTYAFVALGLVICWGYGGILSLGQGVFFGLGGYCMAMFLKLEASDPQSTSIQSTPGIPDFMDWNQLTALPGFWKPFQSLWATFIAVPLIPALLALLVSVAMFKRRVGGVYFAIITQAVAAILSILIIGQQGYTGGVNGITDLKTLKGWDIRSDSAKYILYFANAFLLLAGVWVSSRMLKSKVGRLLLAMRDREDRVRFSGYDVANLKTFAFVFAAVLSAIGGAMFTLQVGFMSPSFVGIVPSIEMVICAAVGGRDSVFGAVYGTLLVNFGKTFFSEIFPELWLFMIGALFIGVVMVFPNGLAGLNRQKVMGAWEGLRTLVSKVRGRNKGTPLLPDGSAVAGGATLKNDL; via the coding sequence ATGTCATCGGAAACCAAGACTAACGCGAGCCCCCTTGGGAAGCTGCTCGCATTCGCCCAGGCGAACCGAGAGCTGACGAGCTTCCTGGTGCTCTCGGCCCTGCTGCTCGTGCTCTTTCCCCTCACCATGGGAATCTTCCGGCTCAACCTGGTCGGAAAGTACTTGACCTACGCGTTCGTGGCTCTGGGGTTGGTGATCTGCTGGGGCTACGGAGGCATTCTCAGCCTCGGCCAGGGCGTGTTCTTCGGTCTTGGCGGCTACTGCATGGCCATGTTCCTCAAGCTCGAGGCCTCGGACCCGCAGAGCACGTCGATCCAGTCGACCCCCGGCATCCCCGACTTCATGGACTGGAACCAGCTCACGGCGCTGCCCGGGTTCTGGAAGCCGTTCCAGAGCCTGTGGGCAACCTTCATTGCGGTGCCTCTGATACCCGCGCTGCTCGCCCTGCTGGTGAGCGTGGCCATGTTCAAGCGGCGCGTGGGCGGTGTGTACTTCGCCATCATCACGCAGGCCGTGGCAGCCATCCTCTCGATTCTGATCATCGGGCAGCAGGGCTACACGGGCGGCGTCAACGGGATCACGGACCTCAAGACCCTCAAGGGCTGGGACATCCGCTCCGACAGCGCCAAGTACATCCTTTACTTCGCGAACGCCTTCTTGCTCTTGGCGGGCGTGTGGGTCAGCTCCCGCATGCTTAAGAGCAAGGTGGGTCGCCTGCTCTTGGCCATGCGCGACCGAGAGGACCGGGTTCGATTCTCGGGCTACGACGTCGCCAACTTGAAGACCTTCGCGTTCGTCTTCGCGGCCGTTCTGTCGGCCATCGGGGGGGCCATGTTCACCCTGCAGGTGGGCTTCATGTCACCCTCCTTCGTGGGAATCGTGCCCAGCATCGAGATGGTCATCTGCGCCGCGGTAGGAGGCAGGGACTCGGTTTTCGGGGCGGTGTACGGAACGCTGCTCGTGAACTTCGGGAAGACCTTCTTTTCCGAGATCTTCCCGGAGCTGTGGCTCTTCATGATCGGCGCCCTTTTCATAGGTGTCGTCATGGTGTTTCCGAACGGCCTCGCCGGTCTCAATCGCCAAAAGGTGATGGGCGCCTGGGAGGGGTTGAGGACCTTGGTCTCGAAGGTCCGCGGACGAAACAAGGGGACGCCCCTCCTGCCCGACGGCTCGGCCGTGGCGGGTGGCGCGACGCTAAAGAACGACCTGTGA
- the urtD gene encoding urea ABC transporter ATP-binding protein UrtD, with protein MDLVNNFVLSVESLTVSFDGFKAVDDVSVYVERDEVRAIIGPNGAGKTTVLDLISGRTRASGGSVKFKGIELRGMREHEIVRAGVGRKFQTPSVFESLTVFENLEMSYPKGRGALSAWMFRRTPQVIAKVEEVAEVIDLKDKLHEEAGLLSHGQKQWLEIGMLLIQDPMLMMLDEPVAGMSVGERERTAELLGRISKGRALLVVEHDMEFVARIASRVTVLHQGKWLAEGKMETVQKDPKVIEVYLGH; from the coding sequence ATGGATCTGGTCAATAACTTCGTGCTCTCGGTAGAGAGCCTCACGGTGTCCTTCGATGGGTTCAAGGCCGTTGACGATGTGTCCGTTTACGTTGAGCGAGACGAGGTCCGCGCGATCATCGGCCCCAACGGAGCCGGAAAAACGACGGTGCTGGACCTCATTTCGGGACGAACCCGGGCTTCGGGTGGAAGCGTGAAGTTCAAGGGTATCGAGCTGCGGGGCATGCGTGAGCACGAGATCGTGCGTGCAGGGGTGGGTCGAAAGTTCCAGACGCCCTCGGTGTTCGAGTCCCTCACCGTCTTTGAGAACCTGGAGATGTCCTACCCCAAGGGGCGTGGGGCGCTCAGCGCCTGGATGTTTCGCCGAACACCACAAGTCATCGCCAAGGTGGAGGAGGTGGCGGAGGTCATCGATCTCAAGGACAAGCTCCACGAGGAGGCAGGGCTACTCAGCCATGGTCAAAAACAGTGGCTCGAGATCGGGATGCTGCTCATCCAGGACCCGATGTTGATGATGCTGGATGAACCCGTGGCTGGCATGAGCGTGGGTGAGCGAGAGAGAACCGCCGAGCTTCTCGGCCGGATCAGCAAGGGGCGCGCTCTACTCGTGGTGGAGCACGACATGGAGTTCGTGGCCCGGATCGCCAGCCGGGTGACCGTGCTGCACCAAGGGAAGTGGTTGGCCGAAGGGAAAATGGAGACGGTGCAAAAAGATCCCAAGGTCATCGAAGTGTACCTGGGCCACTGA
- the urtE gene encoding urea ABC transporter ATP-binding subunit UrtE — MQTEVLKVNGLKVGYGQSEVIPDLSFGAHENEIVAVMGRNGMGKTTLFKALMGILPARSGAVVLSGRDVTKSDPFERVAAGIAYVPQGRMIFPTLTVEDNIKTGLRSAKEQVPEHLYEIFPVLKDMRKRRGGNLSGGQQQQLAIARALASRPKVLLLDEPTEGIQPSIIKELAEVLKRIRAEQNLVIVVSEQVLSFAMSVADRLLILDRGRVVRESRREDVDVETVGKLLSI, encoded by the coding sequence ATGCAAACCGAGGTCCTGAAGGTAAACGGTCTGAAAGTGGGCTACGGGCAGAGCGAGGTCATCCCTGACCTTTCGTTCGGCGCTCATGAGAACGAGATCGTCGCGGTGATGGGGCGTAACGGCATGGGGAAAACCACGCTGTTCAAGGCTCTCATGGGCATCCTGCCCGCCCGCTCTGGTGCCGTGGTGCTGAGCGGTCGCGATGTCACAAAAAGCGATCCTTTCGAGCGCGTTGCGGCCGGCATTGCCTACGTGCCACAGGGTCGCATGATCTTCCCCACCCTCACGGTGGAGGACAACATCAAGACGGGTCTGCGTTCTGCGAAAGAGCAGGTGCCCGAGCACCTGTACGAGATCTTCCCCGTTCTCAAGGACATGCGTAAGCGGCGGGGAGGGAATCTCTCGGGGGGGCAGCAGCAGCAGCTCGCCATCGCGAGAGCCCTGGCTAGCCGCCCCAAAGTCCTGCTTTTGGACGAGCCCACGGAGGGCATTCAACCGTCCATCATCAAGGAGCTTGCGGAGGTGCTCAAGCGCATTCGTGCCGAGCAGAACCTGGTGATCGTCGTCTCCGAGCAGGTGTTGAGTTTCGCGATGTCCGTAGCTGATCGCCTGCTCATCCTCGACCGCGGCCGGGTGGTGCGCGAGAGCCGTCGTGAGGACGTTGACGTAGAGACCGTCGGAAAACTGCTTTCGATCTGA